In a single window of the Triticum urartu cultivar G1812 unplaced genomic scaffold, Tu2.1 TuUngrouped_contig_558, whole genome shotgun sequence genome:
- the LOC125529405 gene encoding uncharacterized protein LOC125529405: MQELQQTKSKEGCGNAHLPHEHVITKNVHTENNLVVQQGGPEPSLRLHQVTNQNDHAQNSNATKPDGHHQVTKQDKVEVVLYSMNLRNKDKLVAKGTLESKEKTYVVGGNMLGVQYVAVRVRGCTYLGDEKLVRPYEKFQTVRDAMGSVIAWPRSHVKIVKPTPPAQPQSIGR; this comes from the exons ATGCAG GAGTTGCAGCAAACCAAATCAAAAGAGGGTTGTGGCAATGCGCATTTACCACACGAACATGTGATCACTAAG AATGTCCATACTGAAAATAATCTTgtagtgcagcaaggtggccctgAACCAAGTTTACGACTTCACCAAGTCACTAACCAG AATGATCATGCTCAAAATAGCAATGCAACCAAGCCAGATGGTCATCACCAAGTCACAAAGCAG GATAAAGTTGAAGTCGTGTTGTATTCGATGAACTTGAGAAACAAAGACAAACTTGTGGCCAAAGGAACTTTAGAGAGTAAAGAGAAAACATACGTGGTTGGAGGAAACATGCTTGGAGTGCAATACGTTGCAGTTCGTGTTCGCGGCTGTACATATCTAGGAGATGAGAAACTAGTTAGACCATATGAAAAATTCCAAACAGTAAGGGATGCTATGGGTTCTGTTATTGCTTGGCCTCGCTCACAT GTAAAAATAGTTAAGCCAACCCCTCCAGCACAACCACAGAGCATTG GACGGTGA